From the Manihot esculenta cultivar AM560-2 chromosome 14, M.esculenta_v8, whole genome shotgun sequence genome, the window TAGGAGTAGTTTCCATCTTAAATTGAaataacaaaaagaagaaattaaGTGCTGATTTATAATCATTTGTAATTGTGATAGTTACGCATGCTAATTATGTGATATGGGAAATAATTATGTAAATTTAGGATTTCATATTATCGATGTTTGATCAGTTGGGGTGGGTCAGGTTATTGAATTGGGAAGATCCTGAAATGGAATGGAGGAAAGATGTCCAAAACTTAACATTCGCTTGTGTAATGCACTAAATATTAGGAAAAGTAAGAGCTGAGGATTTATTTTACCTCCTTTAACTTGCAAATAAGAACTTGGGTCTATGATTCTACTAAAATGTAAAATCTGGGTAAAGTATCAATTCTTTCTCTTGGGTCTGGGGGGAAATTGTAAAAGGTGTTTGGAATCGGTGCTCTGTGCACAAACAAAATTGGGATTGTATTTGTGGGTGTCACATGGTCATGCTAACTACTGCCTGTTTCATGATGTTGGGGTTTAAAATATGCTATATGATCCTAAGTAATGATTTATTTGCTAAACTTACCTGGAACCCCAGATCTCAGATAGCTGCTCAACCGTATGAATACCAGGCTCAGATCTCCAACTGCATTGATGACCGTTCAAAGCTCAAGATTGCTATAGTTGGTTTTGGAAATTTTGGTCAGTTCCTTGCTAAAACCTTAATTCGGCAGGGCCACACAGTTTTAGCCTATTCTCGTTCGGACTACTCTGATGTGGCTCAGAAATTGGGGGTTTCTTACTTCTCTGATGGTGATGATCTCTGCGAAGAGCATCCAGAAGTAATTCTTCTTTGTACTTCTATTCTTTCAACTGAAAATGTTCTCAAGTCATTGCCAGTTCATAGATTGAAGAGAAATACTCTCTTTGTTGATGTACTGTCAGTTAAAGAGTTTCCTAGGAATTTGTTTCTTCAACATTTGCCACCAGATTTTGATATTCTTTGCACACATCCTATGTTTGGACCAGAGAGCGGTAAAAATGGGTGGAATGGCCTTCCCTTTCTTTTTGATAAAGTTAGGGTAGGAAGCAGCAAGTCAAGAGTATCACGGTGTGACCAGTTTCTTGATGTTTTTGCCAGCGAAGGATGCAGAATGGTGGAGATGTCCTGTGCAGAACATGATCGGCATGCAGCTGGGTCACAGTTTATTACACACACCATGGGAAGGGTTCTGGAAAAGTTGGGTTTGGAGTCAACACCAATTAACACTAAAGGTTATGAAACTTTGTTAAATTTGGTGGAAAATACTGCAGGGGATAGCTTTGATCTGTACTATGGTCTGTTCATGTACAATGTAAATGCAATGGAGCAGCTAGAGAGGTTGGACTTGGCTTTTGAATCTTTGAAGAAGCAGCTCTTTGGGCAGTTGCATGGTGTTCTGCGGAAGCAGTTGTTTGAAAATGCAGAGAAGTCTCAAGTCTTGAGGGCGGAAACTCCAGTGTAGCGATGCACTGACATCTTCTTGGGAGAGGCTTAATGCTCAAAACAGTTAAGCTCCATCTTCTTAGTATTGGTAAGTTGTAGCCACCACTTACTTTTGAGATTAAACCTCTTTTTGCCTTCTTGCTGCATGTGCATCACTAGGCATGAAAGGCGCAATTTGCAGTCTTAGTGCTATATGCTAACAATGAAGGAACTTTTGTGAAAGAGAAGTGTCTAAGGTAATTGTGGAAGTTTGGAGTGCAGCTGATTTAGTTTCCTTGTGTTTTCTCTTGTATTATTTAGAGTCCATTTTTGTAATCTTCCATAAGAAGTCTGCAAGTGTATCTCTAGTTTTTTTTGTTAGCATTTATTATTATCAGAGCTCTGAGAATTTTGTTGGATTCTTTCATGAGAGAATTGTTAATGCCATGAAGATTGCTTTTATACAAATTTAATAAGGCAGCCTCCTACAGTAACCTGAGTTGCTGTTCACTGCAATGCAGCCCAATGACCTTTGAATTTCATGCTTTTGTTGGTTGATTAGCCTTATCATTATTCTATCAATACCATATTGAAAACTCTGAAGCATCATATATTTTCCAAccctttttctttaattaatcaTCAAGATGTTACTTGAGTATTTCCCCCTTATTCTTGCTTCCATATTGTCAGATTTCGTAATCTACAAATGATGTTTCATAATAGTTTCATGTAAGTGCAATATATTTGTTTTCAAAAgtgtaaatattattttgatattgttCTGGATTAATCCTCGGATAGATCTCATTTTGCAGGAATTTGGTAAATCCAGCTAAATGGATCAACACTGAGGAAAAGATATGATAAAGTGCTCAAACATTGTATGTGTTGCTCTAGCCACTGTTTGCATAAAGTTCAATTCCTACACCAGTTGTTGGTCAAATTTTCATGTGGTTCAAgggtctctctctctcctcaatttttattttttataggcCAGATTTGCTGTATCTTTTTATTTAAGTTAGCTTGTGTGGAActccattttttttaatgagaGGAGCTCCATTAGTGTTGTAATTTTCAAGTCCCTCAAAGGGGTTTTTCTTGTAGACTTATTCATCCCACTTCGAATGTTTCGATAGAATAATGATCTTATTATTGGTCCGAAGATTTGAAGTCACTATCCTGTCTCCGAGAAACTATATTAAGTAACTTGGCAAAAAAGAGAGATTGTGGTCGGATCAGCGCTTTGTAATTTATCCCAGGGCGGATTGGGATACTAGGAGGGCTTGTGGAATAATAGGAACTCTGTatcatttctttcttttcagGAACTGAAGTTCTTTATCTGGCAAGAGAATGGTGAGTGCTGATGCATCTGCATGTGGTTTTACCCCAAAAAATGATCAGGCCTTGAGCAGGGAGGACAGTAAGTTAAATCTATCCGTCTCTAGTGCTTATTCTCCATGCTGTTCAAAAAAGCACTTCTCTTCCAAGAATTTCATTTCTCTGTTGTGACTTCATGGAAATTAACGTAGGATTTCCCTGCAGAATTTCAGCCATTATATATTACAGCAGCGAATTGAAACTACTGCATCTGTTTTGTTAGGCTGAGTATATACTAATTGCAGGGCTACTAGATTAAATGCCTAATCTTCCGAATATTTGCTATCAACGAAGATTTTAGATAGGTGAAAATTAGGGCttcattaattagtaattaagcACAGAAAACAAGCTCAACCCTGGTATATGCCTTGAAGGATATGCTAAAATACCCACTCACAGATGAATtacattaagaaaataataatttctggGAGTTATATTCTAACAGTTTCCAGTGCAATTTTCCCATTTTGGAAGCATTCAAAGTTGATGGCAGAATAATTTTTAAGCTTCCTGTACTGCTGTGGCCATTTTTcatcaatcaaacctttgacTGGTTCAATCTCCACTTCTGGATTTGGCAAGTGGAACACTGCCAGTGATATTCTGTCCTTCTCTGAACTTGTTGATACTCTGTGCAATGGGCTCTTGAAGATCCCATTACTCATTATCTGCATCAAATTTTCAACTTCAACATAATTATAAATCATCTCATTTCTTTCAATTATTAATACCAAATTAGAAATAGAATCATTTGATGATAATTAATGATTAGTTGTCTTCATCTAAAGTAGACTGTTTTTAATATCAAAATCTGGTTTACCTGGATCTGATCTCCGGCATTGACGACGAAAGCATGAGGGAGTATTGGAACTCTAAACCATTGATCATCTTTGAACATTTGAAGACCTTCCACCTCTTGATCTTGTAAAAGAATCGTTATAGCAGATCCATCAGAATGAGCTTTAGCTCCAAGAACTGAGTCTGGCTTTGGACATGCAGGATAATAATTAAATCTTGCAGCCATAAGTTCTTTATCTTCATATTGTTTCAAGAAGCAATCCTCCTCTAGATTCAATGATCTTGCCATCGCCTTGAGGAGAAGCTCCACTATCAGCTTCATGTTCACAGAATACTCATCCAATACTTCTCTGCAAGATTTTCAGCAATCTCATAGATTAGCATAGCAAGTTTTGTGTAGAGATACTGAAGTCATCTGTGGAACTGGGAGATTGTAGACTCGAATGCTAATTATTAGAAGTATTGAGTACCTAAATTCAGATGGATTGGCAGGCCAAAGGTGAAGCTTTCTTGAGTCTTGTGGGATTAGATTAAGGAAGAGACGATCACACCAGTCGTAAACTTGCTTATCAGAAAGAACAGGGTCGTTTCCATAGCCTTCCATGTCGTAGGTTTCACGAGCATACTTGAGTTTCTCATCTGTCGGAAGTGCAAAGAATTGTTTTGTGACATGTCGTATCTTGTCTAGGAATGAGCTGGAAATCCCATGTCCTATAGCCTGAAttgaattaatcaaattaaccaGGAacaattaatttcttgaaaagcACTGCATGatgaacaaaaaaaaagaaaaaaaagatgaaCCTGGAAGCAACCCCAGGAGCTGAGGGCTGATCTGAGTTTTCCGAGCTCTTCTGGAGAAGACAGTTGGCTGAGATCGATGACAGGAACGGGGGCTGATGGAGGAGACGAGTTGGGAATCTGTTTAACAATATATCTTGGAGGTGGCTCATCACCATCTCTGGACATTTCTTGCACATACTTGGCCGGAGATCCTGTGGAGCTCACTGGCGCTTCCGCTGCTTCAGACATGGTGGTTTAACTCCAGTCCCAAGAGATTAGTGACAGATTTATTACAGGACATGTATATATGCAGTTTTTGTAGTTAAGATTGATGCTGGAAAATCACATGGGTTTAGGGAATATTAGGTGCGTAAGTGCAGAGGTTATGCCTTTGAAATAACGACATTTGAAGTTgagaagtataatatttttattttattttgtgaatTGCAAGGACAGCTGCCAATTAATCAAGTgaatacaaaattttttaaataagttttaatctTTTATTGTATCCGATTCGGTTGTTCTTGAGAGTATGGACaaattaattgattatttaattaattaatacaaaGCACCACAACCAAGGAAAAACATTTGAGCCATTGGGAGGAACACTAACCAAAGCTCTTCGACGACTATCATGCACCTTGAGGATCGACCGAACATCACTTGTGAAGCGGTATACGAATCTAGACATAGTTAGCAATAGAACTGAAGTGAGAAACCTTCTTCATGGCCAAGATACATCTACGGCAAATTGAAGTACATATAGACGAGATCCGATGAaatgaaagaaagagaaagCCTCGCAGAGGAAAATCTCCTCTTTCCATAGCAAGCGGGAGAAAATACGCATCCTAAAACCAGAAATCGAATTGCCGACAAATTAAAGAAGATGCGCTCCTAAAACCAGAAAAAAGAGGAGAAGAAAACTCTCCCTAACGTTAAATTTCTTGATTTGGATCAAACTTCAAAAAGTTCAACTTCTTGATCTTTGTTCTAAATGTTTTAAGCTCTTAATTTGGCCAtaaattaatattctttttGGGCTAATTTGAAGTTAAAAATTACGATTTTTCTGCGATTTCAAATATATCTAATATATTTAACATTACTTTTAAAACTATCATCAACaaaataactttattaaatatattaattatgaagtattaaaaaataatttaaaataatatttaatataatttaatttaaaaatattaaaaataataaaataatgttttagaatattattttaattattcttttaactctcaaatataatattaatctatcatttttttctaaattctactaatatttagagtagatttaaaaaaaaattaataaattaactaatttattaaaaaaccctatatttttagtttttgttgtaattttactataaatttttaaattattattaattttatcctgAAATTTATTAACATGACATTGACGTAGTAAATGatatagtaattttattaatttttaacggTACAAATAATGATagaatacaattaaaataattttataaaatcaggttttaattgaaaaaaaaatatataaggcgtaattataacaaaattaataGTGCATATTGTTTTGCCATTAACTCTTTATTATGAAATAGTATATAACGTTGTTTTACATTGTAGTAGtagagaaaaatataataattctcAAACAGTTATTAATAATTTGTAATTGTAATTTAAATACTACTATTATTGGTGTAAATAATGTGTAaccgaaattaaaaattaagattaaatttaaaatttttatccatTGTATGCTAATTGGAATATCTCTTTATTTTGTAAACAAAACACCAATTCCAGGAACTAAATTTGTGAAGTATATCTGTAGTTTATCATCAATTGCATTTGCTAAACGAGTGTAAATCATCCAAATCATCCCAAAATGCCAATTTCAATTTAccagaattattttcttttcaaatgtGAAATTTATTTGCATTTAACATCAAACAAGGCAATTGAGAGATACATGAAACAACTAATACATTATTTATCATACAATAAGCAAATGATACAAAAAAAAGCCATGAAAATTTACGGTAATTCGATTCACCATGACTCTAAGAAATATTGAAATGAGttccatttatttttatctcCAAAATATTTCCATAGATTAAtatacataataattaaattgcaTTAAATTTGAGCATCTCAAGTGGTGCCTTCCCTTGAAAGAGGGTGTCATAGTAATGTCCCCTATAATTCTTGAGGTTCTTGTACTGTCGTGGTCTATTTTCATCGATCAAACATTGACCTGGTCCGATTTCTACCTCATATTGCGGCAAGTGGAACATTGCCACCGAGATCCTCTCCTTCTTTGATTCCACTACTACTCTATACATTGGGCTCTTGAATATTCCATTACTTATTATCTGCATCACATTAATTACAAATTGATGATCCGAGATCCAATGGAAtaaggttttacaagggttttgtattactgaataaggtttaagctttctgaggagggtctcctcttttatacattatcttgcttgctggtgacgtgtaaaggtttctccaggattgggccacgcgtctctgccatccggattcggaggtactagggtatcagccgcctgctccatgcgtaacggcctctgattctcctcatgcgtacgttcgagcggatctgccaggctgtctggtgaatattattctggATCCTGGACTGGGTTGAGAGTTGAGCCggatgctaagcctgagtggagagggcctgcttcgtgcgggccgggtcggtttgagtgaggaagatgggtcgagcccggccttgaaggttggatgagccatgATTGTTATAtgtatcaggtgtgtgggcctctacgtcatgggccttgggctgtggtcaagcccctggtccggggtgaaggaattcagcggtcatcacaaattattattcaattaaaattttttatttaaaaaaaataaaatcttgcataattttctaaaaattatttaaattattttcttatataaaaaatcatggcaagggttaataaaaaaaaaaaaaaaaaaaagaaagcaacAATTCTCTACTACCATACAACTCGTGTTTTAGTCACGTTATTGGAATTCAGACATAATAAGGGTTATGTTTGGATTAGATTTTGGCTGGCTTAGATTGATAATTTATCTAATTTTCAACCTTTCTACTCCTAATCTAACAATTTACTAAGCTTTTCGAGCTCAtcgtcttcttctccttcctcaGAGGACAGTAGACTGATATCAATGGCAGGAATGGGGACCAACGGTGGATTTTCTTTCAGAGTACATAGTGGCGGCGGGTCACCGCTGTTAATAGAG encodes:
- the LOC110600151 gene encoding protein SRG1; the encoded protein is MSEAAEAPVSSTGSPAKYVQEMSRDGDEPPPRYIVKQIPNSSPPSAPVPVIDLSQLSSPEELGKLRSALSSWGCFQAIGHGISSSFLDKIRHVTKQFFALPTDEKLKYARETYDMEGYGNDPVLSDKQVYDWCDRLFLNLIPQDSRKLHLWPANPSEFREVLDEYSVNMKLIVELLLKAMARSLNLEEDCFLKQYEDKELMAARFNYYPACPKPDSVLGAKAHSDGSAITILLQDQEVEGLQMFKDDQWFRVPILPHAFVVNAGDQIQIMSNGIFKSPLHRVSTSSEKDRISLAVFHLPNPEVEIEPVKGLIDEKWPQQYRKLKNYSAINFECFQNGKIALETVRI